One window of Chloroflexus aggregans DSM 9485 genomic DNA carries:
- the hppD gene encoding 4-hydroxyphenylpyruvate dioxygenase: protein MSLDDPLDLLGIDYVEFYVSNARQAAYFYRTTLGLRPVAYAGLETGVRDRASYVLERRKVRFVLTAPLLPDHPIARHIAHHGDGVKDIALRVRDAAAAYETAVARGGIPVQPPTDYVDEHGRVVKATIATYGDTVHSFIEREEYRGVFMPGFQPINEHVPVPETGIAAIDHIVGNVELGAMDRWVKYYRDVLGFSQLVHFDDHDISTEYSALMSKVMQNGSGRIKFPINEPAEGRRKSQIEEFLEYYGGPGVQHIALATGDICATVDALRAAGIPFIHVPDTYYDDLEQRVGKIDESRQALQERGILVDRDEEGYLLQIFSQPLQDRPTLFIEIIQRKGSRGFGKGNFKALFEAIEREQAKRGNL from the coding sequence ATGAGTTTGGACGACCCCCTTGATCTGCTTGGCATTGATTATGTAGAGTTTTATGTCAGCAATGCTCGACAAGCAGCCTATTTTTACCGCACGACGCTTGGGCTACGTCCGGTAGCGTATGCCGGGTTAGAAACGGGTGTGCGGGATCGAGCCAGTTATGTGCTCGAACGGCGCAAGGTACGGTTTGTACTAACGGCACCGTTGCTCCCCGACCACCCGATTGCTCGTCATATCGCCCACCACGGTGACGGGGTCAAAGACATTGCGTTGCGGGTACGTGACGCCGCAGCCGCTTACGAGACCGCCGTGGCCCGTGGCGGTATTCCGGTACAACCACCAACCGATTACGTTGATGAGCATGGCCGAGTGGTGAAGGCCACCATTGCCACGTATGGTGATACGGTACATTCCTTTATCGAACGGGAAGAGTACCGAGGTGTGTTTATGCCCGGCTTCCAGCCGATAAACGAGCACGTTCCCGTTCCAGAAACCGGCATTGCGGCGATTGATCATATTGTCGGCAATGTTGAGCTGGGAGCAATGGATCGGTGGGTGAAGTATTACCGCGACGTACTCGGCTTCAGCCAGTTGGTTCACTTCGACGATCACGACATCAGCACCGAATATAGTGCCTTGATGTCAAAGGTGATGCAGAACGGCAGTGGTCGGATCAAGTTCCCGATCAACGAGCCGGCAGAAGGGCGGCGCAAGAGCCAAATCGAGGAGTTTTTGGAGTACTACGGTGGTCCGGGTGTACAGCACATTGCGCTCGCCACCGGTGACATCTGTGCGACGGTTGATGCCTTACGTGCTGCCGGGATTCCGTTTATCCACGTACCCGACACGTACTACGATGATCTTGAGCAACGGGTCGGCAAGATCGACGAGAGTCGACAGGCACTGCAAGAGCGGGGCATTTTGGTGGATCGTGATGAAGAGGGATACCTATTACAAATCTTTAGCCAGCCGTTGCAAGATCGGCCAACTCTCTTTATTGAGATCATCCAGCGTAAAGGGAGCCGCGGTTTCGGCAAAGGTAATTTCAAGGCATTATTTGAGGCGATTGAGCGCGAACAGGCCAAACGCGGAAACTTGTAG
- a CDS encoding TrmB family transcriptional regulator yields the protein MNDRLQEQLMALGLNRYEAATYLALLEHRGFTPAQAAVRASVPRQRIYDILATLCARGLAIERHSDGQRRYFAVDPAVALPALLSERQRTFEQEQAALTHSMQSLLATLSPIFAAGHDQIDPLDYVDVLLDRRLVVERAITLAQQAEREICVCFKLPLLGDRAANFAEVAEPLRRGVRYRTIYERSALTDPELRSWVTQFVAWGQQARIVTNLPLKVNLYDRRVALLSLQDPVTGALSLTALCVTHPNFGAFLQGAFEQLWADAEPLVLD from the coding sequence ATGAACGATCGTCTCCAAGAGCAACTTATGGCGCTCGGCCTCAACCGTTACGAAGCGGCCACCTATCTGGCATTGCTCGAACATCGAGGTTTCACCCCAGCCCAAGCAGCGGTACGGGCGAGCGTTCCACGCCAGCGCATCTACGACATCCTGGCGACACTTTGCGCGCGCGGATTAGCCATCGAGCGGCACAGCGATGGTCAACGCCGCTACTTTGCCGTCGATCCGGCCGTGGCTTTACCGGCACTCCTTTCCGAACGTCAACGCACTTTCGAACAAGAGCAGGCAGCTCTCACCCATAGTATGCAATCGTTACTCGCCACGCTATCACCCATCTTCGCTGCCGGCCACGATCAGATCGATCCACTTGACTACGTAGATGTGTTACTTGACCGGAGATTGGTGGTGGAACGAGCCATCACCCTTGCCCAACAAGCCGAACGAGAGATTTGTGTCTGCTTCAAACTGCCATTGCTTGGCGATCGAGCAGCGAACTTTGCCGAGGTCGCCGAACCACTGCGACGCGGTGTGCGCTATCGCACTATCTACGAACGCTCAGCGCTGACCGATCCTGAATTACGGTCATGGGTCACGCAATTTGTCGCGTGGGGTCAGCAGGCACGCATTGTCACCAACCTACCGCTTAAAGTCAATCTATACGACCGGCGCGTGGCCCTCCTCTCGCTGCAAGATCCGGTTACCGGTGCGCTCAGTTTAACGGCCCTTTGTGTTACCCATCCCAACTTCGGTGCCTTCTTGCAAGGGGCATTTGAGCAATTATGGGCTGATGCCGAGCCGTTGGTGCTCGACTAA
- a CDS encoding histidine kinase N-terminal 7TM domain-containing protein, which yields MWYVTPYILLPLAAAGLAIAAIWQAWSYRQLPVARIFIGMMLATLWWSLCNALELANATVGGKVLLTSIQYVSVVSVPVLWFLFALFYTNKEQLVHRWVVVALVIVQGSVLLGAWTNHWHRLMWPAVELVYTAQGLWVLTGSNGPLWYVGVVNGYGMVLVGTLLMINQARRSRALYRAQALSLLVGALLPWVTSILFVTGRSPILYIDTTPVAFALSGLTFNVAMRRFRVLDLLPAARDAIVDQISDAIIVVDRHDRVLDLNPAAQLFFADQTAVIGQPLTVVAPTWLYEQVRDRYEGQFELNQPTSEGMLTYDLRCTTLRDRRGMAMGRIFVLRDITLLKQAALALQKAKEAAEAANQAKSTFLAMMSHELRTPLTAILGYSEVIRDDLQIRGQNDLIADLDRVVLAGRHLLNLINDILELARLEANSLQVYPEPLHLAEIVTEVVSTSHGLAQRNQNTLTVTVEPNLPPVKADPTRLRQVLLNLIGNACKFTEQGQIHVRCYSPQPGIIQIDVSDTGIGIPPEQLASLFQPFMQVDNGTTRRYGGAGLGLAISRRLCQAMGGEIVVESEPQRGSTFSVRLPVADTVMSPLCSDN from the coding sequence ATGTGGTATGTCACCCCCTACATCCTTTTACCGCTGGCCGCCGCAGGTCTGGCAATTGCGGCGATTTGGCAAGCGTGGTCTTACCGGCAGTTGCCGGTTGCTCGTATTTTTATCGGCATGATGCTGGCTACGCTCTGGTGGTCATTGTGCAATGCGCTTGAATTGGCTAATGCCACGGTCGGTGGCAAGGTACTGTTAACCAGTATCCAGTACGTTAGTGTCGTGAGCGTACCGGTGTTATGGTTCCTGTTTGCGCTGTTCTACACCAACAAAGAGCAACTTGTGCATCGGTGGGTCGTAGTCGCGCTGGTGATTGTCCAAGGGAGCGTTTTGCTAGGCGCATGGACAAACCACTGGCACCGGCTGATGTGGCCTGCGGTTGAACTTGTGTATACCGCTCAAGGTTTGTGGGTGCTGACCGGTTCCAATGGACCGTTGTGGTACGTTGGTGTGGTGAACGGGTATGGGATGGTCCTCGTTGGTACCCTTCTGATGATTAATCAAGCGCGTCGTAGTCGTGCGTTGTATCGCGCCCAAGCATTAAGTCTTCTCGTTGGTGCGCTCTTGCCATGGGTCACCAGTATCTTGTTTGTGACCGGTCGTAGTCCGATTCTCTATATTGACACGACCCCGGTCGCTTTTGCACTCAGTGGTCTGACATTTAATGTCGCAATGCGGCGTTTTCGTGTGCTTGATCTGCTTCCCGCAGCACGCGATGCGATTGTTGATCAGATTTCCGATGCGATTATCGTGGTCGATCGGCACGATCGGGTACTTGATCTCAATCCGGCAGCACAGCTCTTTTTCGCCGACCAGACTGCGGTGATCGGTCAACCGCTTACCGTTGTCGCGCCGACATGGTTGTACGAACAGGTGCGTGATCGCTATGAGGGTCAATTTGAACTGAACCAACCTACTTCTGAGGGGATGCTAACCTACGATTTGCGTTGTACCACTCTGCGTGATCGACGTGGTATGGCAATGGGTCGGATCTTTGTATTGCGCGACATTACCCTCTTGAAACAAGCTGCACTGGCGTTGCAAAAGGCGAAAGAGGCGGCTGAAGCGGCGAACCAGGCGAAGAGTACGTTTTTGGCGATGATGAGCCACGAATTACGGACACCGCTCACGGCCATCTTGGGTTATAGCGAGGTTATTCGTGATGATTTGCAGATTCGTGGGCAAAACGACTTGATTGCCGATCTCGATCGGGTGGTGCTGGCCGGACGTCACCTGCTTAACCTGATCAACGATATTCTCGAATTGGCCCGGCTTGAGGCCAATTCGTTACAAGTCTATCCCGAACCGCTCCACCTGGCGGAGATTGTTACTGAGGTTGTGAGCACGTCACACGGGTTGGCCCAGCGGAACCAGAATACGTTGACGGTAACAGTGGAGCCGAATCTTCCGCCGGTAAAGGCCGATCCGACCCGCTTACGACAAGTGTTGCTCAACCTGATCGGGAATGCCTGTAAGTTTACCGAACAAGGCCAGATTCACGTCCGCTGCTACAGTCCGCAACCCGGTATCATCCAGATCGATGTCAGTGATACCGGGATCGGTATTCCTCCCGAACAACTGGCCTCTCTGTTTCAACCGTTCATGCAAGTTGATAATGGTACAACTCGGCGCTATGGTGGTGCGGGGTTGGGGTTGGCGATTAGTCGCCGCTTGTGTCAAGCAATGGGTGGCGAGATCGTTGTGGAGAGTGAACCGCAACGTGGCTCGACATTTAGTGTTCGCTTACCGGTTGCCGATACCGTTATGTCGCCATTGTGTTCGGACAACTAG
- a CDS encoding DUF512 domain-containing protein, whose translation MEYQPNVKRITGEGGVIAHVADQSIAAQIGLRPGDTLVAIDGQQLRDVIDYRFAMAEARVTLLVRTADGRERTVIIDKDPDEDLGVEFTEPLFDRLRTCNNKCPFCFLTQMPKGFRKTLYLKDDDYRLSFLYANFVTFTNLSEADWVRIEQQRLSPLYISVHATDPFWRAIMLGKRDVPDVREQIKRLGRAGIRVHTQIVACPQVNDGEVLRQSIEDLIALHPIVESISVVPVGLTKFRFEGKAPKTIRAAIQVHETPEWIDTNWERQPLWEDPTTIPLSNDNRSPHDPALGFCSRLGMVTDVPLRCYTPAEAAAVIDLIEPFQARCYAQFGLHLVYASDEFYLLAGRPIPLAERYDDMPQYSNGVGMVRDFLDNWARVRRRLPARIARPTTLALVCGTLVAPMMEQVAVRLNRVENLSVQVVPVINQFFGETVTVSGLLTAQDVIPALRASGCERALLPRVMFDYTGERTIDDYTPGRISAESGMPVALAGEADELVRYVRALAQHE comes from the coding sequence GTGGAATATCAGCCTAACGTTAAGCGAATTACCGGTGAAGGCGGTGTGATCGCGCATGTCGCCGACCAGAGTATCGCTGCGCAGATCGGTTTGCGGCCCGGTGATACGTTGGTTGCGATCGATGGTCAGCAGTTGCGTGATGTGATCGATTATCGGTTTGCGATGGCTGAAGCGCGGGTAACGCTCCTCGTGCGGACGGCTGATGGTCGTGAACGCACAGTGATCATCGACAAAGACCCTGATGAAGACCTCGGCGTTGAGTTTACCGAGCCGCTGTTCGATCGGCTGCGAACGTGCAATAATAAATGCCCCTTTTGTTTCTTGACCCAGATGCCAAAAGGTTTTCGCAAGACCCTATATTTGAAAGATGATGATTACCGGCTGTCGTTCTTGTACGCCAACTTTGTTACCTTTACCAACCTGAGTGAAGCCGATTGGGTGCGGATCGAGCAGCAGCGCTTGTCGCCGTTGTACATCAGCGTCCATGCCACCGATCCCTTCTGGCGGGCCATTATGCTTGGGAAGCGTGATGTGCCCGATGTGCGAGAGCAGATTAAGCGGCTGGGTCGCGCCGGAATCCGTGTTCATACCCAAATTGTCGCTTGCCCACAGGTGAATGATGGCGAGGTGCTGCGTCAGAGTATCGAAGATTTGATCGCACTACATCCGATAGTTGAATCGATTTCGGTTGTGCCGGTTGGCTTGACCAAGTTTCGGTTTGAGGGTAAAGCCCCAAAGACGATCCGGGCCGCTATTCAAGTGCATGAAACGCCGGAGTGGATCGATACAAACTGGGAACGACAACCGTTGTGGGAAGACCCAACGACCATCCCTCTGTCTAACGACAATCGGTCGCCGCACGATCCGGCGTTGGGGTTTTGTTCACGTCTTGGCATGGTGACGGATGTGCCACTGCGTTGCTATACGCCGGCTGAAGCAGCCGCTGTGATCGATTTGATCGAACCGTTCCAGGCCCGCTGTTACGCACAATTCGGCTTGCACCTCGTCTATGCTTCCGACGAGTTTTATCTGCTGGCCGGTCGTCCCATTCCACTGGCGGAACGTTACGACGATATGCCGCAGTACAGCAATGGTGTGGGCATGGTGCGTGATTTTCTTGATAATTGGGCGCGCGTCCGTCGCCGCTTGCCGGCGCGGATTGCCCGTCCCACTACGCTGGCCCTCGTCTGCGGGACGCTGGTGGCGCCGATGATGGAACAGGTCGCGGTACGCCTGAATCGGGTTGAAAACCTGTCGGTGCAGGTGGTGCCGGTGATCAATCAGTTCTTTGGTGAGACGGTGACGGTCAGTGGCTTGCTCACCGCACAAGACGTGATCCCGGCGTTGCGCGCTTCCGGGTGCGAGCGGGCGTTATTGCCACGGGTGATGTTCGACTATACCGGTGAACGCACGATCGATGATTACACACCGGGTCGAATCAGTGCTGAATCCGGGATGCCGGTGGCATTGGCTGGTGAAGCTGACGAACTGGTGCGCTATGTGAGGGCATTAGCCCAGCATGAGTAG